A DNA window from Arachis hypogaea cultivar Tifrunner chromosome 18, arahy.Tifrunner.gnm2.J5K5, whole genome shotgun sequence contains the following coding sequences:
- the LOC140181693 gene encoding uncharacterized protein isoform X1, with translation MKSLGTMSSALVTEQLLMVLTRKGQCFQSLVQVPQLSFTPKMELKGHTLLQRAALTTFPFNFTSNGTTTTLTLSVFRCHQSLHHERLIFIPTYTKIGPSPRVDVNNNQLQQEEQDDLEVRVEKIIYRCRFLATFGVFGYLIVEINRESGDNILYYLKNFIFLVSW, from the exons ATGAAGAGTTTGGGCACGATGAGTTCAGCTTTGGTAACAGAACAGTTGCTAATGGTGTTGACAAGGAAAGGCCAGTGCTTTCAAAGCTTGGTTCAAGTTCCACAGCTGAGTTTCACCCCAAAAATGGAGCTCAAG GGTCACACATTGCTACAAAGAGCAGCACTAACtacttttcctttcaatttcaCCTCTAATGGCACCACCACAACCCTAACCCTCTCTGTCTTTCGATGCCACCAAAGTCTTCATCATGAACGCCTCATATTCATTCCCACTTACACCAAAATAGGACCCTCGCCACGTGTTGATGTCAATAACAACCAGTTACAACAAGAAGAGCAAGATGATCTAGAGGTCCGCGTTGAGAAG ATTATATATAGATGCCGCTTCTTGGCTACTTTTGGAGTCTTTGGTTATTTAATTGTGGAAATTAATCGTGAATCGGGTGACAACATTTTGTACTATTTAAAgaatttcatttttcttgttAGTTGGTAG
- the LOC140181693 gene encoding probable auxin efflux carrier component 1b isoform X4, producing the protein MFVWSSSASPISEGGIHVFRGGDYGNDHLGGVAHQKDYEEFGHDEFSFGNRTVANGVDKERPVLSKLGSSSTAEFHPKNGAQGSHIATKSSTNYFSFQFHL; encoded by the exons ATGTTTGTATGGAGTTCAAGTGCTTCTCCTATCTCAGAAGGTGGAATCCATGTCTTCAGAGGTGGAGATTATGGAAATGATCATCTTGGTGGGGTAGCTCACCAGAAAG ATTATGAAGAGTTTGGGCACGATGAGTTCAGCTTTGGTAACAGAACAGTTGCTAATGGTGTTGACAAGGAAAGGCCAGTGCTTTCAAAGCTTGGTTCAAGTTCCACAGCTGAGTTTCACCCCAAAAATGGAGCTCAAG GGTCACACATTGCTACAAAGAGCAGCACTAACtacttttcctttcaatttcaCCTCTAA
- the LOC140181693 gene encoding probable auxin efflux carrier component 1d isoform X3, which translates to MFVWSSSASPISEGGIHVFRGGDYGNDHLGGVAHQKDYEEFGHDEFSFGNRTVANGVDKERPVLSKLGSSSTAEFHPKNGAQGESKPTNMPPTSVMTRLILIMVWRKLIRNPNTYSSLIGLIWSLISFKVTHCYKEQH; encoded by the exons ATGTTTGTATGGAGTTCAAGTGCTTCTCCTATCTCAGAAGGTGGAATCCATGTCTTCAGAGGTGGAGATTATGGAAATGATCATCTTGGTGGGGTAGCTCACCAGAAAG ATTATGAAGAGTTTGGGCACGATGAGTTCAGCTTTGGTAACAGAACAGTTGCTAATGGTGTTGACAAGGAAAGGCCAGTGCTTTCAAAGCTTGGTTCAAGTTCCACAGCTGAGTTTCACCCCAAAAATGGAGCTCAAGGTGAGTCCAAACCAACCAACATGCCACCTACTAGTGTTATGACAAGACTCATCTTGATCATGGTTTGGAGGAAGCTGATTAGGAATCCCAACACTTACTCTAGCCTAATTGGCCTCATATGGTCTTTGATCTCATTCAA GGTCACACATTGCTACAAAGAGCAGCACTAA
- the LOC140181693 gene encoding probable auxin efflux carrier component 1d isoform X2: MFVWSSSASPISEGGIHVFRGGDYGNDHLGGVAHQKDYEEFGHDEFSFGNRTVANGVDKERPVLSKLGSSSTAEFHPKNGAQGESKPTNMPPTSVMTRLILIMVWRKLIRNPNTYSSLIGLIWSLISFKSPSKFKETCSLIDLISL; the protein is encoded by the exons ATGTTTGTATGGAGTTCAAGTGCTTCTCCTATCTCAGAAGGTGGAATCCATGTCTTCAGAGGTGGAGATTATGGAAATGATCATCTTGGTGGGGTAGCTCACCAGAAAG ATTATGAAGAGTTTGGGCACGATGAGTTCAGCTTTGGTAACAGAACAGTTGCTAATGGTGTTGACAAGGAAAGGCCAGTGCTTTCAAAGCTTGGTTCAAGTTCCACAGCTGAGTTTCACCCCAAAAATGGAGCTCAAGGTGAGTCCAAACCAACCAACATGCCACCTACTAGTGTTATGACAAGACTCATCTTGATCATGGTTTGGAGGAAGCTGATTAGGAATCCCAACACTTACTCTAGCCTAATTGGCCTCATATGGTCTTTGATCTCATTCAA GAGTCCTTCAAAGTTCAAAGAGACTTGTTCTTTGATTGATTTGATTAGTCTCTGA
- the LOC140181693 gene encoding probable auxin efflux carrier component 1b isoform X5 has product MFVWSSSASPISEGGIHVFRGGDYGNDHLGGVAHQKDYEEFGHDEFSFGNRTVANGVDKERPVLSKLGSSSTAEFHPKNGAQGVLQSSKRLVL; this is encoded by the exons ATGTTTGTATGGAGTTCAAGTGCTTCTCCTATCTCAGAAGGTGGAATCCATGTCTTCAGAGGTGGAGATTATGGAAATGATCATCTTGGTGGGGTAGCTCACCAGAAAG ATTATGAAGAGTTTGGGCACGATGAGTTCAGCTTTGGTAACAGAACAGTTGCTAATGGTGTTGACAAGGAAAGGCCAGTGCTTTCAAAGCTTGGTTCAAGTTCCACAGCTGAGTTTCACCCCAAAAATGGAGCTCAAG GAGTCCTTCAAAGTTCAAAGAGACTTGTTCTTTGA
- the LOC140181693 gene encoding uncharacterized protein isoform X6 yields the protein MAQHPSRCVSLSEVVVLSSPSPSLVAPPFPSLNPPPRYPSVLTISYVQHLQRHGIDGCKGNWCTSRSKGQTLRNGGGTHLASPTRKKFADQP from the exons ATGGCTCAACATCCGTCGCGTTGTGTCTCCCTCTCTGAAGTCGTCGTGCTGTCATCTCCCTCTCCTTCACTCGTCGCACCTCCGTTTCCATCCCTCAACCCTCCTCCTCGCTACCCATCAGTGCTGACTATCAGCTATGTTCAGCATTTGCAGCGCCATGGTATTGATG GCTGCAAGGGAAATTGGTGCACTTCAAGAAGCAAAGGACAAACTTTAAGAAACGGTGGAGGAACTCACCTGGCGTCTCCAACTAGAAAAAAGTTTGCAG ACCAACCTTGA
- the LOC140181408 gene encoding uncharacterized protein: MAQSKHIDKVLDRHSDETITNNRLKLKTSINAIQWLAFQACAFRGSDESPGSLNRENFIELIKLLASSNQNVNNVVLENTPENAQYISPGKFHQFFLIIILMSKILGDKGTMELLRVAQANNVAKLIANDQIVTGSRLNQIRTLQRAGDTRCGSHLNSVRSLLCMFDATYEVLEKKHRRSHDLCQVLQRKNQDILNALTLVSTTKTLIQRMRESSWEAFIKEVILFCEKHEVEVPDMNALHIPRRGRTRKIVDQISVEHHYHVNLFLAVIDTQLQELNGGFNDITYFKFNFRSQR; encoded by the exons ATGGCTCAATCTAAGCATATAGACAAAGTTCTTGATAGGCATAGTGATGAAACTATTACAAATAACCGTTTAAAGTTGAAGACATCTATTAATGCTATTCAATGGCTTGCATTTCAAGCATGTGCATTTAGAGGCAGTGATGAAAGTCCTGGATCTTTGAATAGGGaaaattttattgagttaattaagCTTTTAGCTTCTTCTAATCAGAATGTTAATAATGTTGTCCTTGAAAATACTCCTGAAAATGCTCAATATATATCTCCCGGT AAATTTCATCAGTTCTTTCTCATCATAATCTTGATGTCCAAAATCTTAGGGGATAAGGGTACGATGGAACTA TTAAGGGTTGCTCAAGCaaataatgttgcaaaattaatTGCCAATGATCAAATTGTAACAGGTAGTAGACTTAATCAAATTCGTACTTTGCAAAGAGCTGGAGATACTAGATGTGGGTCTCATTTGAATTCTGTACGTAGCTTGTTATGCATGTTTGATGCTACTTATGAAGTTCTTGAAAAAAAGCACCGAAGAAG TCATGATCTTTGTCAAGTTTTGCAACGAAAAAATCAAGACATATTGAATGCTTTAACTCTGGTTTCTACTACCAAGACTTTAATCCAAAGAATGAGAGAATCAAGTTGGGAGGCTTTCATAAAAGAAGTTATATTATTTTGTGAGAAACATGAAGTTGAAGTTCCTGATATGAATGCATTGCATATTCCTAGAAGAGGCCGAACTCGCAAAATTGTTGATCAAATTTCAGTGGAGCATCATTACCATGTTAATTTATTTCTGGCTGTAATTGATACACAATTGCAAGAGCTTAATGGAGGATTCAATGATATTACTTACTTTAAGTTCAACTTTAGATCCCAGAGATAA